The following coding sequences are from one Paenibacillus sp. JDR-2 window:
- a CDS encoding beta-L-arabinofuranosidase domain-containing protein yields MKALTGSTALNHFELNRVKLYSEYQTNAFQKELDYLRSYDVDRLLAGFRETSGLQPKADKYPGWENTEIRGHTLGHYLTAVSQAYAQTQDSGLLEKLKYLVAELAEAQQENGYLSAFPETLFDNVENRKPAWVPWYTMHKIIAGLIAVYQATKLQQAYEVVSRLGDWVADRACSWSEELQATVLAVEYGGMNDCMYDLYKLTGNNLHLEAAHKFDEISLFEALREGKDVLKGKHANTMIPKFIGALNRYLTLGESERGYLEAAVNFWDTVVYHHSYLTGGNSECEHFGEPDILDGKRSDVTCETCNSYNMLKLTKELFKLTQNSKYADFYERTYINAILSSQNPETGMTMYFQPMATGYFKIYSSPFEHFWCCTGTGMESFTKLNDSIYFHLDHNLYVNQFYSSRLDWTEQQTVVTQTTSLPHSDLVHFTVGTDSPKRLAIHIRVPSWAAGEVDILLNGETVPASVQQQYVVLDRIWKDGDTIEARIPMKVSFSSLPDAPHVIGLQYGPIVLSAALGKEDMVESRTGVIVNIATRRIAVKDYIVPQGMSVKDWFSHFDKHIVRLGNELAFALKNTDMDERLIFTPHYLQHHERYGIYWSFLDDESEELRQHTEAVDRERRLKESTIDSVQAGNDQYELEHRIEGERTHGGTWEGLNGRMAEAGGWFSYRMKIQPDAALAVTFNRMHTNRSFDIYVDDKLLATENFPDVWKRSFYEKRFELPYALIAGKTSVTVKFIPNGKINGIYGVLRTIKHTNDEK; encoded by the coding sequence ATGAAGGCATTAACAGGCAGTACGGCTTTGAACCATTTTGAGCTGAACCGGGTGAAGTTGTACAGTGAATACCAAACGAACGCCTTTCAGAAAGAATTGGATTATTTGCGCAGCTATGACGTGGACCGGCTGCTTGCCGGATTCAGGGAGACTAGCGGCCTGCAGCCAAAAGCGGACAAGTATCCCGGCTGGGAGAATACCGAAATCCGCGGGCATACGTTAGGTCATTACTTAACGGCCGTATCCCAAGCCTATGCTCAAACGCAGGATTCCGGGCTGCTGGAGAAACTGAAATACCTGGTTGCGGAGCTGGCTGAAGCACAGCAGGAGAACGGTTATTTATCCGCTTTTCCAGAGACGTTGTTTGACAATGTGGAGAACCGAAAGCCGGCGTGGGTTCCTTGGTATACCATGCATAAAATCATTGCCGGGCTAATTGCCGTCTATCAGGCGACCAAGCTGCAGCAAGCTTACGAGGTTGTGAGCCGCCTAGGCGATTGGGTTGCGGACCGTGCCTGTTCCTGGTCGGAGGAACTTCAGGCTACCGTTCTGGCGGTCGAATACGGCGGCATGAACGACTGCATGTATGATCTGTACAAGCTCACCGGCAACAACCTTCATCTGGAAGCCGCTCACAAATTTGACGAGATCAGCTTGTTTGAAGCGCTTCGGGAAGGAAAGGATGTACTGAAAGGGAAGCATGCCAATACCATGATTCCGAAGTTTATCGGTGCCTTGAACCGTTATTTAACGCTTGGCGAAAGCGAACGCGGCTACCTGGAAGCGGCGGTTAACTTCTGGGATACGGTCGTCTATCATCACAGCTATCTCACTGGCGGCAACAGCGAATGCGAGCATTTCGGAGAACCGGATATTCTGGACGGCAAGCGCTCGGACGTCACCTGCGAAACCTGTAACAGCTATAATATGCTGAAGCTGACGAAAGAGCTGTTCAAGCTCACGCAAAACAGCAAATACGCGGATTTTTACGAGAGAACGTATATTAATGCCATTCTTTCTTCGCAAAATCCGGAGACCGGCATGACGATGTATTTCCAGCCGATGGCCACCGGTTACTTCAAAATTTACAGCTCGCCATTTGAACATTTCTGGTGTTGCACGGGTACGGGAATGGAGAGCTTCACCAAGCTGAATGACAGCATCTACTTCCATTTGGACCATAATCTTTACGTCAATCAATTCTACAGCAGCAGACTGGATTGGACGGAGCAGCAAACCGTTGTCACGCAGACGACTTCGCTGCCGCATAGTGATCTTGTCCATTTCACGGTAGGCACGGATAGTCCCAAACGGCTTGCTATTCATATTCGTGTCCCTTCTTGGGCAGCCGGAGAAGTCGACATCTTGCTTAATGGGGAAACGGTACCTGCTTCTGTGCAGCAGCAGTATGTCGTTCTTGACCGGATCTGGAAGGACGGGGATACAATAGAAGCTCGTATTCCAATGAAGGTTTCTTTCTCATCCCTGCCGGATGCTCCACATGTCATTGGCCTGCAATACGGTCCTATCGTTCTAAGCGCAGCGCTTGGCAAGGAAGATATGGTGGAATCAAGAACCGGGGTTATCGTTAACATCGCGACAAGAAGGATAGCGGTTAAGGATTATATCGTACCTCAAGGGATGAGCGTTAAGGATTGGTTCAGCCACTTCGATAAGCATATCGTCCGTCTTGGGAATGAACTGGCCTTTGCCTTGAAAAATACGGATATGGACGAACGGTTGATCTTTACTCCCCATTATCTGCAGCACCACGAAAGATACGGTATTTATTGGAGCTTCCTGGATGATGAATCCGAGGAATTGCGGCAGCATACGGAGGCCGTGGACCGGGAACGCAGATTAAAAGAATCAACGATAGATTCCGTTCAAGCGGGCAATGATCAATATGAATTGGAGCATCGGATCGAGGGCGAGCGCACGCATGGCGGTACGTGGGAAGGATTAAACGGAAGAATGGCGGAAGCCGGGGGATGGTTCAGCTACCGGATGAAGATCCAGCCGGATGCAGCGTTAGCGGTTACCTTTAACCGAATGCATACGAACAGAAGCTTTGACATTTACGTCGACGATAAGCTGCTGGCGACCGAGAACTTTCCAGACGTATGGAAGAGAAGCTTCTATGAAAAACGGTTTGAGCTCCCCTATGCTTTAATAGCAGGCAAAACATCCGTAACCGTTAAATTTATTCCGAATGGGAAGATAAACGGCATTTATGGCGTTCTAAGGACAATCAAACATACGAATGATGAAAAATAA